Part of the Woronichinia naegeliana WA131 genome, AAAGCAATGATATTAAACTGCTTAGGATGTATCAATGCTCCGTTATATTTGTTTAGTGAATTTTTTAAAGGAAAAGCATTAGAACACCTATTAGGAGAAGGAATAAAAGCAGAAGATTTAAATGATGACAAGCTAGGAAGGTCATTGGATAAGGTATTTGGAGTGGGGGTAAAAAACCGGTTCACGAAAATAGTCCTAAAAGCGGCAGCAATCTTTGGAATAGAACAAAAGTCAAAGCATTTAGACTCAACCTCAATGTCTGTACAAGGGAAGTATAAGGAAAGGATAGAAGATGAGGAAGACGAGCAGACAAAAGCCATAAAAATAAAATTTGGTTATTCCAGAGATAAACGACCAGACCTAAAACAGTTTATGTTAAATATGATATGTAGTGGAGATGGTGGTGTCCCTCTCTTTATGCAATTAGGAGATGGCAATGAATCGGATAAAAAGGTGTTTCCCCAGATAATCAAAGACTGTCAAGAAAGGTTGAATATGGAAGGTTTATCGGTGATTGATGGAGCTTTTTATACGGCGGAAAATGTGGGCATGGCGAGGTCAATTCAATGGTTAAGTCGTGTCCCTCTGACTCTGAAAGAAGCCACTGAGACTTTGGCAAGTATATCAGAAGACCAATGGCAGCAGGGTGAACAGGACGGTTATCGTTGGCAAGTGAGGGCTTCGGAATATGGGGGTGAACAGCAACGATGGCTTGTGGTCGAAAGTGCTCAACGTCTCCAGTCCGATAATAAAGCTATAAGTCAAAAAATTGAGAAAGCCGATAAAGTTGTCAAAAAAGAATGGCAGAAACTTTGTGGACAGAATTTTGCTTGTGAGGCCGATGCTCTTACTGAGGCTCAACTCTGGCCAAAAACCTTGACTTATCATCAACTCAGTCAAGTTGAGGTTCAGACTATTCCTTACTATGCCAAGGGAGGAAGACCGAAACAAGGGGCTACCCCTCTCGGTTTTCATTACCGCTTAACTGGGCAATTAAGCCTTGGTTCCTCTTGCTTGCAAGCCGCATCTAAACGGGCTGGACGTTTTATTTTAGCTACTAATGTTCTTGATTCTCAGGTTTTGAGTCCCGACCAGATGTTGGCTGAATATAAGGCTCAACAAAACACCGAGCGCGGCTTTCGCTTTCTCAAAGACCCTTTCTTTTTTGCCTCTGCTCTTTTTCTCAAGAATCCTCAACGCATTATGGCTTTGATGATGATTATGGTTGTCTCTTTATTGGTTTATACTTTGGCACAACGTCGCCTACGACAGGCTTTGGCTCTTGCCCATCAGACTATTCCTAATCAAAAGGGTAAACCGACCGCCATTCCCACTCTGCTTTGGGTCTTTCAGTCTTTTCTGTTTATCCGTTGGTTAGAGATTGACGGCATTCAAACTATCGTTAATTTGACCTCCAAACACAAACATATTCTTTCCTTTCTTGGCTCTTCATGTCAAAAGTACTACTTTGTCTCTTGACTTACCTGCGGAATGTGGGATAAATGGTTTTGGGCACAAGCCTTCATTGGTGTCAACTTAAGCCAAAAGCCTTACTAAATAAGGATCGTAGGATGGATTATGCGATGCTAACCCATCATCAATCAACGATTAATCAAGCGTTATAGTTTCTAATCCTCCGAAATAAGGCTCAACGGCTCGTCATCAAACGGTTCCAAAGCCTTAATTAGCAAGAGTTACACGTTAAGTTGACACGGATGGCAAGCCTTGCGCCCCTACGGTTAAACTAATTTAAAACAAGATTGTCAATATGAGTACAGACCCAATTTTAGCCGCGATCGCCGATTTAGTTTCCCTAGAGGGAGGTCTTGCTGAATTAGAAGAAGAACAAACCTTAAATATTTTACTCACTAAAAATATTGCTAAAGCCCTAGAACTGCCCGAAGAAGTTTCCCTTTCTACCCAGATTGATAATCCTAATAGTTTGTTTGTAACTTATCATTCAGACTTATTACAAAAGTTCTCTAACTTATTAGGAACTAGAGGCCTAGTTGCCAGCTTAGGAGTGCAATTCACGGGTCATTTTAAAAACAGTGGCTTTGACAAAATGGTATTGCAAAAAATTATTCCCCACAATGGTTTAATTAAATTTGTAGAAGCAAAACGGCAAAATACCCCCTATCTTTGGTGTCATGTTGCCTATACCGCTGAAGCCGATGAGAAAAGAATTGGCATGATTTCTTTTTTTGTTAATGGTTTAACAGGGGTTGCTCCCGTCGAGATTGGGGACGCATTACTTTGGCAAAGCGATCGCATTGCTATTGATCCTCAATATCAACCCCAGATTATTTCTATCGAAGAATTAACCCCAATTATTGAGAAAATTTCTGGTAATATGATTACTGAAAATCTCCATCATTGGTCGGCAAAATTAGCGAGGGCCAAGGCAAGAGATGAAGAAAGACTAAGAGCCTATTATGGAACTATTAGCAGTGAAATTAATCGGAAAATTATGACCAAACAGTTAGTAGATGAAGCCAAGGAAAAGGAAGAACTACGTTTAGCCGCCACTGAAGGAGAATTAGAAAGAAAATTAGCGGATTTGGAACAACGTTATGCGATGCAGATAGAAGCGAATTTGTATAGTGCAATGGTCATTTATTTGCCCACAGTCCATGTGCAGTGTGAACTAACTCGCAAAAAAGCCAAGCGCATGATTACAGCCATTTGGAATCCTTTTACTAAAATTATTGAACCGCTCCGTTGTGAGTTGTCAGGTGAGACAATTTATGATTTTTATTTGGATGAAAAAGAAGCAAAAATGATTGCCCCTAGCTATTGGGAAAACAGTGGTATGGGTAAACGAAAATAGAATGTTTGATAATAGAGAGATCGCACTGTCATCAACCAAACCGACAGATCCGCGATCGCTCTTTGGATTAGGGGTTAAAATAGGCATAAAAATTGTCGTCTAACTTCAAAGAAAATGAAT contains:
- a CDS encoding IS1634 family transposase; this encodes MNNLNIKDLDHLGIVAGIIDEMGLVEIIDEEVGTHPQEKLSVGTIVKAMILNCLGCINAPLYLFSEFFKGKALEHLLGEGIKAEDLNDDKLGRSLDKVFGVGVKNRFTKIVLKAAAIFGIEQKSKHLDSTSMSVQGKYKERIEDEEDEQTKAIKIKFGYSRDKRPDLKQFMLNMICSGDGGVPLFMQLGDGNESDKKVFPQIIKDCQERLNMEGLSVIDGAFYTAENVGMARSIQWLSRVPLTLKEATETLASISEDQWQQGEQDGYRWQVRASEYGGEQQRWLVVESAQRLQSDNKAISQKIEKADKVVKKEWQKLCGQNFACEADALTEAQLWPKTLTYHQLSQVEVQTIPYYAKGGRPKQGATPLGFHYRLTGQLSLGSSCLQAASKRAGRFILATNVLDSQVLSPDQMLAEYKAQQNTERGFRFLKDPFFFASALFLKNPQRIMALMMIMVVSLLVYTLAQRRLRQALALAHQTIPNQKGKPTAIPTLLWVFQSFLFIRWLEIDGIQTIVNLTSKHKHILSFLGSSCQKYYFVS